TCAGGGAGGCGGTGGCTTTGTCCTGGTTCGGGGTGTAGTTGAAGTGGATATAGCTGCTTCCAATCTCGCTGTGGTTCTTTTCGTCCGTGCCGCCGGCCATGAGGCAGTCGCAGAAATTGATCAGGCTGCCCAGCGTGACGAAAGGCAAGAGGATCGTCTGCTTCAGGCCCACGCAATGGGCCGCGCGGGACTTCTCCTCCAGCAGGCACCCGGATCGTATCTGGGCCCCCGACCCGGCGGAGGCGCCTGAGAGAAAGCAGGAGCCCTCGAAATAGCCTCCTTTCAGCTGGACGTCGGCACCCACTTGGCAGTCTTTGACCGTGGCGGGGGCTTCGTAGCCGAGCTCGACCCGGGGTAGGATGAGCGTCTTGGAGCCGAAGATGCGGCACCCGGCATGGAAAGTGACCCCTTCGCCGGATATGCGGTCGAGGCGGACCTCGGGCCCTATCTCGACGGTGGATGGGCACGGGATTCGGACGCCCTTGCGCTCCAGGATTGCGACAGGGTGATCGATGGATGCTTGCATGACGCCTCCTCGGGACAGGCTTACGCCTTTTGGTTCTGAGTTTCCCGTTCCTTCGAGACGAGGTTCAGGTCCCGGTGTGTCAGGATGATCTCACGGCCGGGGTCCTGCAAATGATCGAAAACCTTTTCGGCCGCGGTCACGGAACGGTGCCGGCCGCCGGTGCAGCCGAAGGCCAGGGTCAGGTAGGCCTTTCCCTCTTTCTGATAATGCGGGAGGAGAAAGTCCAGGAGTCCGAACACGCGGTCGAGGAAGGCGATGGTCTCCGGCCACTTGAGAACGAACTGCTGCACCGGGGGGTCTGTTCCGCTGAGGGGCTGAAGTTCGGGGATGAAATAGGGGTTGGGGATGAAGCGCACGTCAAGCACGATGTCGGCCTCGGCCGGGACGCCGTACTTGAAGCCGAAGGACAGCACGTTGATCCGCATGCTTCCTGACCGAATGTGGCGGGAGGTGTGGTTCAGGATCCATTCCTTCAACTGATGAACGGTCATGGCCGACGTGTCGATCACCTGGTCGGCGATCTGTTTGAGACCTTCCAGCTGTTTACGCTCGAAGCGGATGCTCTCTCTCAATCCTTTGCGGTGGCCGATGGGGTGCTGACGCCGCGTCTGGCTGTAGCGCTGGATGAGGACCTCCTCGGCGGCCTCCAGAAAAAGGATGTGCAGCCGGTAGCCCTCTTGCCTCAAGGAAGCGAATACATCCTGGTAATGCTGGAGGAAATCCTCTTCACGCAAGTCCATCCCGAAAGCGAGTTTCTGTATTTCAGAGCCACTGCCGGAGCGCAATTCCAGGAACCTTGGCAGAAGGAGGACGGGCATGTTGTCCACGCAGAAAAAGCCCGCATCCTCCAGGGCGTGGATCGCCGTGCTCTTGCCGGAGCCTGATAGACCGGAAATGATGAGTAGATGGAATTTCTTCATGAACGTATCCCTTCAGGGCGTTTGACCAACGGCCACACATCATGGCCAGGCACGGCCCAGGTTCCCGAGAGGGTAAAAACCCTTTCCGGGCGACCTTGATCGTCCATCCGGGCGCCGAGAATGGATGGTTTCCTGCTCACGGTCCTCCGGAATGTATACCGCTTTTTGCTTGTGGCACCAAAATTCATGGATATAATAAAAATTTGGCCTTGTAGATGCAAGGACTCTTGCACTCGCCGGTTGTGTAGCCGTGTGAGCAAGCCCGCCCCCTGCGGGGAGCCGGTGTCTTCACACCCTTTCGGTGAGCAGTCCCACCGCTTCGCAGGGGGTCCCGGTTTGGGCGGTATCGAGGAAATCAGGTGCCTGTGCGGAGGCGACCTGCAGGTCGCCGCACAAGCAAACGGGCAGATTGACGCCGAGATTGGCCAAAAAGACCATTTCCGGATGGAAACCAGGTTGAATTCAGTCCGTTGGAGAGCAGACAGGAGGTTCACGTGTCCCAGATCAACCCGGATGAGGTGTTTGACGATTTTGCAGAAATGGTTGCCGCGGAGCCCGGCGGCGAGGCTATTCGATCCTGCTATGCCTGCGGCACCTGCAGCGCCGGATGCCCGGTGCGGCGGGTGAACAGCGCCTACAATCCACGCAAGATCATTCGCATGATCCTCTTAGGCTTGAAGGACAGGGTTCTGGCGAGTGATTTCATCTGGCTTTGTTCGAGCTGTTACACCTGTCAGGAGCGGTGTCCGCAGGGTGTGAAAATTACCGACCTGATGACGGCTGTGCGCAACATCGCCGTAAGAGAGGGGTTTTCTCCCTCGGGTGTGGCGATGCAGG
Above is a genomic segment from Desulfatiglans anilini DSM 4660 containing:
- the rapZ gene encoding RNase adapter RapZ, which gives rise to MKKFHLLIISGLSGSGKSTAIHALEDAGFFCVDNMPVLLLPRFLELRSGSGSEIQKLAFGMDLREEDFLQHYQDVFASLRQEGYRLHILFLEAAEEVLIQRYSQTRRQHPIGHRKGLRESIRFERKQLEGLKQIADQVIDTSAMTVHQLKEWILNHTSRHIRSGSMRINVLSFGFKYGVPAEADIVLDVRFIPNPYFIPELQPLSGTDPPVQQFVLKWPETIAFLDRVFGLLDFLLPHYQKEGKAYLTLAFGCTGGRHRSVTAAEKVFDHLQDPGREIILTHRDLNLVSKERETQNQKA
- a CDS encoding 4Fe-4S dicluster domain-containing protein, which gives rise to MSQINPDEVFDDFAEMVAAEPGGEAIRSCYACGTCSAGCPVRRVNSAYNPRKIIRMILLGLKDRVLASDFIWLCSSCYTCQERCPQGVKITDLMTAVRNIAVREGFSPSGVAMQADLIRRHGRLYPLDDFDHKKREKAGLPPLPSEIEEVARLLETREK